Proteins encoded together in one Kutzneria kofuensis window:
- a CDS encoding sigma-70 family RNA polymerase sigma factor has translation MADAPVPPARSAAADAELVRRVAGGDQEAFAQLYDRYCRQAYSLARRVCVDPEFAEDVVQEAFLAVWRAPGRFDPSRGGFASWLLTLVHHRAVDAVRREAVQRRRNLPGIDEVAERLVPPGPGADDQALVGVVGGQVREALGRLPDEQREVIALAYFGGYTQCEVSALTGLPLGTVKSRTFAGIRRLRGLLSSLLGDGDEATGMRTEVQR, from the coding sequence GTGGCTGACGCGCCCGTCCCACCGGCCAGGTCCGCCGCGGCCGACGCCGAACTGGTTCGCCGCGTCGCGGGCGGCGACCAGGAGGCCTTCGCCCAGCTGTACGACCGGTACTGCCGGCAGGCCTACTCGCTGGCCCGACGGGTCTGCGTCGACCCGGAATTCGCCGAGGACGTCGTGCAGGAGGCGTTCCTGGCCGTGTGGCGTGCCCCGGGGCGGTTCGACCCGAGCCGCGGCGGCTTCGCCTCCTGGCTGCTCACGCTGGTGCACCACCGCGCGGTCGACGCCGTGCGGCGGGAGGCCGTGCAGCGCAGGCGGAACCTGCCCGGGATCGACGAGGTCGCCGAGCGGCTCGTGCCGCCCGGCCCCGGCGCCGACGACCAGGCGCTGGTCGGCGTCGTCGGTGGGCAGGTGCGGGAGGCGCTCGGGCGGCTGCCCGACGAGCAGCGCGAGGTGATCGCGCTCGCCTACTTCGGCGGTTACACCCAGTGCGAGGTGTCCGCGCTGACCGGGCTGCCGCTCGGCACCGTCAAGTCGCGGACCTTCGCGGGGATCAGACGGTTGCGGGGGCTGCTGTCGTCACTGCTCGGCGACGGCGACGAGGCGACCGGCATGCGGACGGAGGTGCAGCGGTGA
- a CDS encoding anti-sigma factor, translating to MNAAKGDGRCPNEELAVGWALRALEPDDEHAVRVHLPGCPLCQETVRSTEQVTALLGGSVPQEEPPARLRQKVLGAVARTPQEAYEPLPFRIGSSLSEAPDRPAEIVGHPRPRNRVAQLAAAAVVLVLAVAVGVLGWQVSRLDGQQQVQAQVLAVLGDPAMHRTVLRESDGQEAAVLLSTPDSAAVMPLGLRPNNAADHTYVVWGLSTGTPVALSSFDVNGATAQLLAWNSAAAQHQKFAISLEPGRALPAKPSDVIASGEVTS from the coding sequence GTGAACGCCGCGAAAGGCGACGGGCGCTGCCCGAACGAGGAACTGGCCGTCGGCTGGGCGCTGCGCGCACTGGAGCCTGATGACGAGCACGCCGTACGGGTCCACCTGCCGGGCTGTCCCCTGTGCCAGGAGACCGTGCGGTCCACCGAGCAGGTGACCGCGCTGCTGGGCGGGTCCGTGCCGCAGGAGGAGCCGCCCGCGCGGCTGCGGCAGAAGGTTCTCGGCGCCGTCGCCCGCACGCCCCAGGAGGCGTACGAGCCGCTGCCGTTCCGGATCGGTTCCTCCCTGTCCGAGGCCCCCGACCGGCCCGCCGAGATCGTCGGGCATCCGCGGCCCCGCAACCGGGTCGCGCAGCTCGCCGCCGCCGCGGTCGTCCTCGTGCTCGCCGTCGCCGTCGGCGTGCTCGGCTGGCAGGTCAGCCGGCTCGACGGGCAGCAGCAGGTCCAGGCACAGGTCCTCGCCGTGCTCGGCGATCCCGCCATGCACCGGACCGTGCTGCGGGAGAGTGACGGGCAGGAGGCCGCCGTGCTGCTGTCCACCCCCGACTCCGCCGCCGTCATGCCGCTCGGGCTGCGGCCCAACAACGCCGCCGACCACACCTACGTCGTCTGGGGGCTGTCCACCGGCACCCCAGTCGCACTCAGCTCGTTCGACGTCAACGGCGCCACCGCCCAGCTGCTGGCGTGGAACAGCGCCGCCGCCCAGCACCAGAAGTTCGCCATTTCCCTCGAACCCGGCCGGGCCCTGCCGGCCAAGCCGTCCGACGTCATCGCCAGTGGTGAGGTGACCAGCTGA
- a CDS encoding TIGR02611 family protein has protein sequence MGTAIAGFAVLALGIVLIPYPGPGWLVVFAGLAILATEFAWAGRVLKFAKARYNQWTAWLRRQPLPLRLLVLAATGLVILATLWLLGVFSLVAGWFGIHNPLLDPPFSRLVG, from the coding sequence ATCGGGACCGCCATCGCCGGCTTCGCCGTGCTCGCGCTCGGCATCGTGCTCATCCCCTACCCCGGGCCCGGCTGGCTCGTCGTCTTCGCCGGCCTCGCCATCCTCGCCACCGAGTTCGCCTGGGCCGGCCGCGTCCTCAAGTTCGCCAAGGCCCGCTACAACCAGTGGACCGCCTGGCTCCGCCGCCAGCCCCTGCCGCTGCGCCTGCTCGTCCTCGCCGCCACCGGCCTCGTCATCCTGGCCACCCTCTGGCTGCTCGGCGTGTTCTCCCTGGTAGCCGGCTGGTTCGGCATCCACAACCCGCTGTTGGACCCCCCGTTTTCGCGTCTGGTGGGGTGA
- a CDS encoding phosphotransferase, which translates to MLAGACHRAGVDHTGARLVQLVGNAVFQLARAPIFVKIILNAGLRYRAENSVAAARLLADHGVPAVRLAPVACAQPVHLYGCTVTFWKRVPQAGPPAGSGELAKLLTQLHTIPTDPSLRRWDPIADLRARIAAAADINVEQQRWLRSRCERLAEDLTGMRYRLPRAVIHGDARPANLINTRTGPVVCDLDTVCVGPAEWDLVPMAVGALRFRGHHAAYRELVDLYGYDVTTWGGFATLRRVRELKLVAVAVPMAAGNPRIHSQLRHRLRTLREGADAAWWTPYR; encoded by the coding sequence GTGCTGGCCGGCGCCTGCCATCGCGCCGGCGTCGACCACACCGGCGCCCGTCTGGTTCAGCTGGTGGGCAACGCGGTGTTCCAGCTCGCGCGCGCCCCGATCTTCGTGAAGATCATCCTCAATGCGGGACTGCGGTATCGCGCCGAGAACTCGGTGGCGGCTGCCAGGCTGCTGGCCGATCACGGCGTGCCAGCCGTGCGGCTGGCCCCGGTGGCCTGCGCGCAGCCAGTGCACCTCTACGGATGCACAGTCACGTTCTGGAAACGCGTACCCCAGGCCGGCCCGCCGGCCGGGAGCGGTGAGTTGGCCAAGCTGCTCACCCAGCTGCACACGATCCCGACCGACCCCTCGCTGCGGCGATGGGACCCGATCGCTGACCTGCGTGCGCGCATCGCCGCAGCCGCCGACATCAACGTCGAGCAACAGCGGTGGCTGCGGTCGCGGTGCGAGCGGCTCGCGGAGGACCTGACCGGGATGCGGTACCGGCTGCCACGGGCCGTCATCCATGGCGATGCCCGACCGGCCAACCTCATCAACACCCGGACCGGTCCGGTGGTGTGCGATCTGGACACCGTCTGTGTTGGCCCAGCCGAATGGGACCTGGTACCCATGGCGGTCGGTGCGCTGCGGTTCCGCGGCCACCACGCCGCCTATCGCGAGCTGGTCGATCTCTACGGGTATGACGTCACCACCTGGGGCGGCTTTGCCACCCTGCGGCGGGTGCGCGAGTTGAAGCTGGTGGCCGTGGCCGTGCCGATGGCCGCGGGCAACCCGAGGATCCACAGTCAGTTGCGCCACCGACTCCGGACCCTGCGCGAGGGCGCGGACGCAGCGTGGTGGACGCCGTACCGGTAG
- a CDS encoding GAF and ANTAR domain-containing protein, with translation MPEHPRLYEDLAAGLRELTTLLLCTTDTAQALRRTADTTAQMLPQRPLVAVTLDRAGQAITEVSSQTPGTLSARLKDSHEYGPGRACLHSRTPVTVTDVASESRWDLEWLRAEGVRSVYWHPLRATHEAVGALGLYSREPVVSDPQIRLAIQMTAEHIGALLGATIHGAAQAAMIAQLDQALVSHAVVDQAVGVVMAQRGCDPDTALAILRRASQNSNRKLTDLAASILASAHRVRPEPGGGRR, from the coding sequence GTGCCCGAACATCCACGCCTGTACGAGGATCTGGCCGCCGGCCTGCGTGAGCTGACCACGCTGTTGCTGTGCACCACCGATACGGCACAGGCGTTGCGGCGCACCGCCGACACCACCGCGCAGATGCTGCCGCAGCGGCCATTGGTCGCGGTGACCCTTGACCGGGCCGGCCAGGCCATAACCGAGGTATCCTCGCAGACCCCCGGTACGTTGAGCGCGAGATTGAAGGACAGCCACGAGTACGGGCCGGGCCGGGCCTGTCTACACAGCCGAACACCGGTCACCGTGACCGACGTGGCCAGTGAGAGCAGATGGGACCTGGAGTGGCTACGGGCCGAAGGGGTGCGCAGCGTCTACTGGCACCCGCTGCGGGCGACACACGAGGCGGTCGGGGCATTGGGCCTGTACAGCCGGGAGCCCGTCGTGTCCGATCCGCAGATTCGGTTGGCGATCCAGATGACCGCCGAGCACATCGGGGCGCTGCTGGGTGCGACGATCCACGGCGCCGCCCAGGCCGCGATGATCGCTCAGTTGGATCAGGCCCTGGTCAGCCACGCGGTGGTCGACCAGGCCGTCGGGGTTGTCATGGCCCAGCGCGGGTGCGACCCCGACACCGCGTTGGCGATCTTGCGGAGGGCCTCGCAGAACAGCAACCGCAAACTGACCGACCTCGCCGCCAGCATCCTGGCCTCCGCACACAGGGTCAGGCCCGAGCCGGGCGGAGGCCGCCGGTAG
- a CDS encoding GAF domain-containing protein yields MDGRRWQVLAAIVGNGGLINAVDTARRVCEYSARRVGASDSAISLMSSTSVVHVVAAIGDHHGVLPDTQFTLGEGPCLDAYRTCEVVAVSDLEQLDPSRWPGFSVVALEAGVRSVTSIPLQACGAAIGSLDLTWGTPAVLADDALTDLLLAAEVATNAILLLQSSSDGQDQLAGLLGDDGRGSMAVHQATGFLSSQLDITLDDALALLRAHALANGRSLYQLARDIVAGTVRLEP; encoded by the coding sequence ATGGATGGCCGCAGGTGGCAGGTCTTGGCCGCGATTGTCGGCAATGGGGGTCTGATCAATGCGGTCGACACGGCGCGTCGGGTGTGCGAGTACAGCGCTCGGCGCGTCGGCGCGTCGGACTCGGCGATCAGTTTGATGTCGTCGACCAGCGTGGTCCACGTAGTGGCCGCCATCGGCGACCACCACGGGGTTCTGCCGGACACGCAGTTCACTCTGGGGGAAGGGCCGTGTCTGGACGCCTACCGCACGTGCGAGGTCGTGGCCGTCTCCGACCTTGAGCAGCTGGATCCGTCTCGCTGGCCCGGGTTCAGCGTTGTCGCGCTGGAGGCCGGTGTCCGGTCGGTCACCTCGATACCGTTGCAGGCCTGCGGGGCGGCCATCGGCAGCCTGGACCTGACCTGGGGCACACCAGCTGTGCTTGCCGACGACGCGCTGACCGACCTGCTGCTGGCCGCCGAAGTGGCGACCAACGCGATTCTGCTGCTGCAGTCCAGTTCGGACGGTCAGGACCAGTTGGCCGGGCTCCTCGGCGACGACGGTCGCGGGTCGATGGCGGTGCACCAGGCCACCGGATTCCTGTCCTCACAACTGGACATCACACTCGACGACGCGCTAGCGCTGCTGCGCGCCCACGCGCTGGCCAATGGTCGCTCGCTGTACCAGCTCGCCCGCGACATAGTGGCGGGCACTGTGAGGTTAGAGCCATGA
- a CDS encoding GAF and ANTAR domain-containing protein, which translates to MTQIPEPADLADSALGRSAVLAQALAELTNTLVRQFDVVEFLHKLTTYAVLLAGANAAGVVLADTHGDLHVIASSTEQTRLLELFEVQGAQGPCLDAYRAAAAVQASGTAAAEQWPQFAPAAFQLGFQTMAAVPLALEDESIGALNLLHVSKQPFTDGELFTARAMADIAAIGLLQERALRESRMLSAQLQHALTSRIDIEHAKGAIVHQMGLTPDEAFELIRQYARRTKRGLVDVAHDIASKRLTAADLAPRTDHA; encoded by the coding sequence ATGACCCAGATACCCGAGCCGGCCGATCTGGCCGACAGCGCCCTCGGCCGCTCGGCGGTTTTGGCCCAGGCGCTGGCCGAACTGACCAACACGCTGGTCCGCCAGTTCGATGTCGTCGAGTTCCTGCACAAGCTCACCACCTACGCCGTGCTGCTGGCCGGGGCGAACGCGGCCGGCGTCGTGCTGGCCGACACCCACGGCGACCTGCATGTGATCGCGTCCTCGACCGAGCAGACTCGGTTGCTGGAACTGTTCGAGGTCCAGGGTGCCCAGGGCCCGTGCCTGGATGCCTATCGGGCCGCGGCGGCTGTGCAGGCCAGCGGGACCGCGGCGGCCGAACAGTGGCCGCAGTTCGCGCCCGCCGCGTTCCAGCTCGGTTTTCAGACGATGGCGGCGGTGCCGCTAGCTCTGGAAGACGAGAGCATCGGCGCGCTGAACCTGCTCCACGTCAGCAAACAGCCTTTCACCGACGGTGAACTGTTCACCGCGCGCGCCATGGCCGACATCGCCGCGATCGGCCTGTTGCAGGAGCGAGCGCTGCGCGAATCGCGGATGCTCAGCGCGCAACTCCAGCACGCGTTGACGTCACGGATCGACATCGAGCACGCCAAAGGCGCCATCGTGCACCAGATGGGTCTCACGCCCGACGAGGCCTTCGAGCTGATCCGCCAGTACGCCCGCCGCACCAAACGAGGGCTGGTCGATGTGGCACACGACATCGCGAGCAAGCGCCTCACCGCCGCAGACCTTGCCCCCCGAACCGACCATGCCTGA
- a CDS encoding MerR family transcriptional regulator yields MIPDQRDTAGAGAADKFDDEHYPAYTMGRAAEMLGTTAGFLRSLDEVNLIEPQRSAGGHRRYSRYQLRIAARVRELVDQGTALDAACRIITLEDQLHEAQRVIAERDDQP; encoded by the coding sequence ATGATCCCAGACCAGCGAGACACGGCCGGTGCGGGTGCGGCCGACAAGTTCGACGATGAGCACTACCCGGCCTACACGATGGGCCGGGCCGCCGAGATGCTCGGCACCACCGCGGGATTCCTGCGCAGCCTGGACGAGGTGAACCTGATCGAGCCGCAACGCTCGGCCGGCGGCCACCGTCGCTACTCCCGCTACCAGCTGCGGATCGCCGCTCGCGTGCGGGAACTGGTTGACCAGGGCACCGCCTTGGACGCGGCCTGCCGGATCATCACCCTGGAAGACCAACTCCACGAAGCCCAACGTGTCATCGCCGAACGAGACGACCAACCCTGA
- a CDS encoding DUF5994 family protein: MRSGPFVRQIQHQINIGPVKSDSVDGGWWPRSRELAAEPPSSTKPLGVRSSWIRATGLRSR, translated from the coding sequence ATGAGGTCGGGTCCGTTCGTCCGCCAGATCCAGCACCAGATCAACATCGGGCCGGTGAAGTCCGATTCGGTCGACGGCGGTTGGTGGCCGAGGTCGCGCGAGTTGGCGGCGGAACCGCCGTCGTCGACCAAGCCCCTTGGCGTCCGGTCCAGCTGGATCCGGGCCACTGGGCTGCGTTCGCGGTGA
- a CDS encoding RGCVC family protein: MVTGAVHFRLLPCLGGESRRQVLTGSANTTPDTNSAAVVCPVCPHPAETHDEIGARYCAATAAGKFDRGCVCVTGTSAR; encoded by the coding sequence ATGGTGACCGGGGCTGTCCACTTCAGACTGTTGCCGTGTCTGGGCGGCGAAAGCCGGAGGCAGGTTCTGACGGGATCCGCGAACACGACACCCGACACGAATTCCGCCGCGGTCGTCTGCCCTGTGTGCCCGCATCCGGCCGAGACGCACGACGAGATCGGCGCGAGGTACTGCGCCGCGACGGCCGCCGGCAAGTTCGACCGCGGATGTGTCTGTGTCACGGGCACATCAGCCCGGTAG
- a CDS encoding carboxylate-amine ligase, with the protein MAPAAETWCTIGVEEEFLLVDAVSGGAVLGAPDMLRLIEDEPAITQEFMRYQIETATPVCAGLGEVRAELGRLRGLLAGAADRVDCVLVAAGVLPFDAPPALAAVTDEPRYREIVNRFPALLSSAGTCGCHVHIGVPSRELGVQVLSRLRPWLPQLLAISANSPFALGQDTGWDSWRHPMWSRWPTARPPEIWADAGQYDAAVRSLVDSGAAMDPRGVYWHARLSPRYPTVEVRIADVCLSADDAVLLAGLVRALVATAVAEFREGRPAPAVPTVTIADALSAAARHGLGGPGIDVRSGEVKPQQQLFLDLLDHVRPGLDITGDTDEVERLAAGVVLGGTGADRQRELRTASATTGEFVVALADTTAESRAAQLTVDGHGW; encoded by the coding sequence GTGGCGCCGGCCGCCGAAACGTGGTGCACGATTGGCGTCGAGGAGGAGTTCCTCCTGGTGGACGCCGTGTCCGGAGGTGCCGTACTCGGCGCGCCCGACATGCTGCGGCTGATCGAGGACGAGCCGGCCATCACTCAGGAGTTCATGCGGTACCAGATCGAGACGGCCACCCCGGTCTGTGCCGGACTCGGCGAGGTCCGTGCGGAACTGGGCCGGCTGCGTGGCCTGCTCGCGGGCGCGGCCGACCGCGTCGATTGCGTGCTCGTGGCCGCCGGCGTGCTGCCGTTCGACGCCCCGCCCGCACTGGCCGCGGTCACCGACGAGCCGCGCTATCGGGAAATCGTCAATCGGTTCCCGGCACTGCTGTCCTCCGCCGGGACGTGTGGGTGTCACGTGCACATCGGCGTGCCGTCACGCGAGCTCGGCGTGCAGGTGCTGTCGCGGCTTCGACCGTGGCTGCCGCAGCTACTCGCGATCAGCGCCAACTCGCCGTTCGCGCTCGGACAGGACACCGGCTGGGACAGTTGGCGGCACCCGATGTGGTCGCGGTGGCCAACCGCACGCCCGCCGGAGATCTGGGCCGACGCCGGCCAGTACGACGCTGCCGTGCGCAGTCTCGTCGACAGTGGCGCCGCCATGGATCCGCGCGGTGTGTACTGGCACGCCCGACTGTCGCCGCGGTATCCGACGGTGGAGGTGAGGATCGCGGACGTCTGCCTCTCGGCGGACGATGCGGTGCTGCTGGCCGGACTGGTGCGGGCGTTGGTGGCGACCGCGGTCGCGGAGTTCCGCGAAGGCCGGCCGGCGCCGGCCGTGCCCACAGTCACGATCGCGGACGCGCTGTCCGCCGCCGCCCGGCACGGCCTCGGCGGACCCGGCATCGACGTCCGCTCCGGCGAGGTCAAGCCGCAGCAACAATTGTTCCTGGATCTGCTCGACCATGTGCGGCCCGGACTGGACATCACCGGTGACACGGACGAGGTCGAACGGCTCGCCGCCGGCGTCGTGCTCGGCGGCACCGGGGCCGACCGGCAGCGGGAGTTACGCACCGCCTCGGCCACGACGGGTGAGTTCGTCGTGGCCCTCGCCGACACGACCGCGGAGAGCCGAGCAGCGCAGCTCACTGTCGACGGCCACGGCTGGTGA
- a CDS encoding fatty acid desaturase family protein, which yields MTSIDRGPAATRHGTDFAELSRVIRQHGLLDRRRRSYFVKFAVNAALLAAGWAAFAVLGSSWWQIATAAFLALVHTQLAFIGHDAGHKQIFISKRANDVIGHLHASLIGMSYGWWLGKHNRHHANPNHEDEDPDIQISVLAFTGEQAAAKRGVVRWLTRYQAVLFFPLLTLEGLGLHLAGVKAVWRRQVRAFWLEGALLVAHAAGYLAAVFWVLPPLHALVFIAVHQGLWGVYMGCSFAPNHKGMPTVPAGQRLDFLRKQVLTSRNVRGGRVVDFLLGGLNYQIEHHLFPNMPRANLRHAQPLVQQFCVRNGIAYSQTSALGSYRQVLSHLHAIGAPLRRTKGK from the coding sequence ATGACGTCGATCGACCGAGGACCGGCCGCCACACGACACGGCACCGATTTCGCGGAGCTGTCCCGTGTGATCAGGCAACACGGCCTGCTCGACCGCCGGCGCCGCAGCTATTTCGTGAAGTTCGCGGTCAACGCGGCACTGCTGGCCGCGGGCTGGGCGGCGTTCGCCGTGCTAGGCTCCTCGTGGTGGCAGATCGCGACCGCGGCCTTCCTGGCTCTGGTGCACACCCAGCTCGCCTTCATCGGTCACGATGCCGGCCACAAGCAGATCTTCATCAGCAAGCGGGCCAACGACGTCATCGGCCACCTGCACGCCAGCCTGATCGGCATGAGCTACGGCTGGTGGCTGGGCAAGCACAATCGCCATCACGCCAATCCCAACCACGAGGACGAGGACCCGGACATCCAGATCTCGGTGCTGGCCTTCACCGGCGAGCAGGCCGCCGCCAAGCGCGGCGTCGTCCGCTGGCTGACCAGGTACCAGGCCGTACTGTTCTTCCCGCTGCTGACGTTGGAGGGGCTGGGCCTGCATCTGGCGGGCGTCAAGGCCGTGTGGCGGCGTCAGGTGAGGGCGTTCTGGCTGGAGGGGGCGCTGCTCGTGGCGCATGCCGCCGGCTACCTGGCGGCGGTGTTCTGGGTGCTGCCCCCGCTGCACGCGCTGGTGTTCATCGCGGTTCACCAGGGCCTGTGGGGTGTCTACATGGGATGCTCCTTCGCTCCCAACCACAAGGGCATGCCCACCGTGCCGGCCGGGCAACGGCTGGACTTCCTGCGCAAGCAGGTCCTGACCTCCCGCAACGTGCGCGGCGGCCGCGTCGTCGACTTCCTGCTGGGCGGCCTGAACTACCAGATCGAGCACCACCTGTTCCCCAACATGCCGAGGGCGAACCTGCGCCACGCCCAACCCCTCGTACAGCAGTTCTGTGTGCGCAACGGCATTGCGTACAGCCAGACCAGCGCCCTCGGTTCCTATCGACAGGTGCTGAGCCACCTGCACGCCATCGGCGCGCCACTGCGCCGGACGAAAGGCAAATGA
- a CDS encoding DUF5994 family protein, whose amino-acid sequence MTSGPHSRSIPSQPLRLRLKPKAPATGYVDGAWWPRTRDLAAELPELAEVLSVRLGPVHRVAFAMDAWAPPPARRLPVDGRQVRLEAFRYQDKDIVYVSGLDGRRICLLVIPPEAGDAAGHDAMMTAARRGNADSPVLILSKAGVSAKDAVAPRATSGGHSPGQSA is encoded by the coding sequence ATGACGTCGGGCCCGCACAGTCGTTCCATTCCGTCGCAGCCGCTCAGGTTGCGACTCAAGCCCAAGGCACCTGCCACCGGCTACGTCGATGGCGCCTGGTGGCCGAGGACCCGCGACCTGGCCGCCGAACTGCCCGAACTGGCCGAGGTCCTGTCCGTGCGGTTGGGGCCGGTCCATCGGGTCGCGTTCGCGATGGACGCCTGGGCGCCACCGCCCGCGCGCCGCCTTCCAGTGGATGGCCGGCAGGTTCGACTGGAGGCGTTTCGCTACCAGGACAAGGACATCGTGTATGTGTCCGGGCTGGACGGCCGGCGGATCTGCCTGCTGGTGATCCCGCCGGAGGCGGGCGACGCCGCCGGTCACGACGCGATGATGACGGCAGCGCGTCGAGGCAATGCCGACAGTCCGGTGTTGATCCTGAGCAAGGCCGGCGTTTCGGCGAAGGACGCGGTTGCCCCCAGGGCGACCAGCGGAGGGCACTCACCCGGCCAGTCGGCGTGA
- a CDS encoding DUF6292 family protein, which yields MSHGNQVGRRAGLAMLEPAENVEGEDESDRADWPESDPDCTQALSQGLAGYLAAVATAVGVPTEGTSYEVTDTATAYLALVERRPDRPGHDLMLVWSEHAGWVVSVETEPSERSALNAP from the coding sequence ATGAGTCATGGAAATCAGGTCGGTCGCCGAGCGGGGCTGGCCATGCTGGAGCCGGCCGAGAACGTCGAGGGCGAGGACGAGTCGGACCGTGCGGACTGGCCGGAGTCCGACCCCGACTGCACGCAGGCGTTGAGCCAAGGACTCGCCGGCTATCTGGCCGCGGTCGCGACGGCGGTTGGTGTGCCCACCGAGGGCACCTCCTACGAGGTCACCGACACCGCGACCGCCTACCTTGCACTGGTCGAACGCCGGCCAGATCGACCGGGCCACGACCTGATGCTGGTGTGGAGCGAGCATGCCGGCTGGGTGGTGTCGGTGGAAACCGAGCCGAGCGAGCGGTCGGCCCTGAACGCGCCATGA
- a CDS encoding GAF and ANTAR domain-containing protein, translated as MSDLGDPVRRVHTVIAAVLRDHVGEPDLLAQVCRACADLLPVDGMSISVMNDTDRREVLYASDEVSARVEALQFSLGEGPCFEAFETCMPVLVPDLPAAIAPSWPVFAAEMAGEPVGAIFAFPLQTGAICIGAMDLYRRRPGWLSAAELTTALAVVDVAVMVMLSLLADADHGDWWLALPEQREQVHQAVGMLIAAFGISADQALARIRGYAFAVGRLVDEVAHDIVTRRLAPKDLDR; from the coding sequence ATGAGTGACCTGGGCGATCCGGTACGGCGAGTGCACACCGTGATCGCGGCGGTGCTGCGCGACCACGTGGGTGAGCCGGATCTGCTGGCACAGGTCTGCCGGGCCTGCGCGGATCTGCTGCCGGTGGACGGGATGTCGATCTCGGTGATGAACGACACGGACCGGCGGGAAGTGCTCTACGCCAGCGACGAGGTCAGCGCCAGGGTCGAGGCCCTCCAGTTCAGCCTCGGCGAGGGGCCCTGCTTCGAGGCCTTCGAAACCTGCATGCCGGTGCTCGTGCCGGACCTCCCCGCCGCCATCGCACCGTCATGGCCGGTCTTCGCCGCCGAGATGGCCGGTGAGCCGGTGGGCGCGATCTTCGCGTTCCCCTTGCAGACCGGCGCCATCTGCATCGGCGCGATGGACCTCTACCGCCGGCGGCCGGGCTGGCTCTCGGCGGCCGAGCTGACCACCGCGCTGGCGGTGGTCGACGTGGCGGTGATGGTCATGCTGAGCCTGCTGGCTGACGCGGACCACGGCGATTGGTGGCTCGCTCTGCCCGAGCAGCGTGAGCAGGTGCACCAGGCCGTCGGGATGCTCATCGCGGCGTTCGGGATTTCGGCGGATCAGGCGCTGGCCCGGATCCGGGGATACGCGTTCGCCGTGGGCCGTCTCGTCGACGAGGTGGCACACGACATCGTCACCCGCAGGCTCGCGCCGAAGGATCTCGACCGGTGA
- a CDS encoding GAF and ANTAR domain-containing protein translates to MDSTAPTGTQRESHLLQAFVQMADTLVDDYDVADVLHQLVGHCVRLLDAAAAGLMLSDQRGNLQVLASSSERTRLLELFQIQNNEGPCLDCVRSGESVVVADLTAATRRWPMFAPLAVGDGFVSVSAVPLRLRRETIGALNLFGREPRPLNDQDARVARALADTATIGILQERAIRRGEVLTEQLQTALNSRIIIEQAKGVLAYAGNLEMDQAFETLRRYARRHGIRLSDIARQLVTGGLLPQEVLPSSDNSVDS, encoded by the coding sequence ATGGACAGCACGGCCCCCACTGGCACACAACGGGAATCGCATCTGCTTCAGGCCTTCGTCCAGATGGCGGACACCCTGGTCGACGACTACGACGTGGCCGACGTGCTGCACCAGTTGGTCGGCCACTGCGTGCGACTGCTGGACGCCGCCGCGGCCGGCTTGATGCTGTCCGACCAGCGTGGGAATCTGCAGGTGCTCGCCTCCTCGTCCGAACGGACTCGGCTGCTGGAACTCTTCCAGATACAGAACAACGAAGGTCCCTGCCTCGACTGCGTCCGCAGCGGTGAGTCGGTCGTGGTCGCCGACCTCACCGCTGCCACGCGGCGCTGGCCGATGTTCGCCCCGTTGGCGGTCGGGGACGGCTTCGTCTCGGTGTCGGCCGTGCCGCTGCGGTTGCGACGGGAGACCATCGGCGCGCTGAACCTGTTCGGCCGCGAACCCAGGCCACTCAACGACCAGGACGCACGGGTCGCGCGGGCTTTGGCGGACACGGCCACCATCGGCATCCTGCAGGAGCGGGCCATCCGCCGCGGCGAAGTGCTCACCGAGCAGCTGCAGACCGCACTGAACAGCCGAATCATCATCGAGCAGGCCAAGGGCGTGCTCGCCTACGCCGGAAACCTGGAAATGGACCAGGCGTTCGAAACCCTGCGTCGGTACGCCCGCCGTCACGGGATCCGGCTGAGCGACATCGCGCGCCAACTGGTCACCGGTGGCCTTCTGCCACAAGAAGTTCTGCCGTCATCGGACAACAGCGTCGATTCTTGA
- a CDS encoding cold-shock protein, whose product MTQGTVKWSSGAKGFGFIAPSDGGRDLFVHHTEIQDYDHGGLADDQPVEFEVTAGQKGPQATAVRLL is encoded by the coding sequence ATGACTCAGGGAACTGTCAAGTGGTCCAGCGGCGCCAAGGGGTTCGGTTTCATCGCTCCCTCCGACGGCGGGCGCGACTTGTTCGTGCATCACACCGAAATCCAGGACTACGACCACGGTGGGCTCGCGGACGACCAGCCGGTCGAGTTCGAGGTCACCGCGGGCCAGAAGGGCCCGCAGGCCACCGCGGTCCGCTTGCTCTGA